A segment of the Candidatus Delongbacteria bacterium genome:
TCCAGTCCTGGCCAGGAAAGGCGCTGATTCCGTACAGCAGCCTTGCTCTCGAACGCTGGGTGGGCCAGAGCGAGCCGCAGTTGATCCAGATCCCCGGCCGAAGGCGCGCTGTGGCCGGCCACGGCCAGACCCAGCAGCAGGCTCAGCAGGGGCAGAAAACGGAAGGCATGGTTGCTCACTCTTCATCCTTCCTTCGATGGGGGCCACGAAGCTGTGGGGCGTGACGGGTGGCCCTTGTGCGGGCGGGGCAATTGTCCTATTCTCGCCCTCCCAACGAACACTGGGGACGTTCGTGGATTCGACGGGATCGCAGTGACACAGTCGTGCATGCCGTGGACGTGCCGGAGCACCACGCTAAAAGTTTCGGCAAACTATTAATCGGCAACGATTACGCTCTCGCTGCCTAATCTTAGGTAGCCGAAGCCCGGCTGGCGCGACCGCCGCCGCCGGTTCCTTCGTCACCCCAGCGGTCTGGTCCGATGGTCCTGGCTGGAGCCATCGGATGAGAACCACAGCCTGGTTTCGGGCGAGCCTGTCCATTGGCGCAACCGGAACGAGATCAAACAATGGAATAAGCATGTAGATCGGCCGTGGAGCGCTTTTTCGGACGAGGGTTCGACTCCCTCCGTCTCCATGCAACGGACCGGTGATGGGTCTCGCAAGAGGTCCTGAACCGGTCCGTTGCTGCTCCTGCCCCGAATGTCCACTTCGGCCTCTGCCCAAGGTTTGGCACCTTCCGGGGGCCCGTGACCGGGTCGACGCCGAACACCCGACCCCGGTCGACGCCCACCGCAGCAGGCGACTTCCGACCGGCCAAGAACACCGGACTCATGAAACTCCGCATTCGCACCCTGTTCCGCTGGCCTGTCCGCATCGTGGGCGGGTTGCTGTTGTTGGTGCTGCTGCTGCCATTTCTGCTGAACATTCGCCCACTGCAACGCTCGCTCCTGGCGCGCCTGAATCAGCAACTGGACGGGCGGTTCGAACTGGGTGGACTGAGTCTGGCGCCGTACTCCATCCGCCTGGAGCTGCATGATCTGGTCCTGCTGGATGCGGCGAATGACACACTTGCCTCCGTGTCCGGATTGCGGATCCAGCTCTCGCCCTGGGCGCTTCTGCGTGGACAGATCCGGATTCGTGATCTGCGGATCACGGAACCCTGGTTGCGCCTCGAAACCGGGCCATCGGGCAGCCTCACTCTGCTCGCCCCCTTCGCCCCGCTGATGTCGGACACGCTGGAGAGCTCGTTCACAGGCTCTGGCGAACCGCCTTCGTTCCAGCTGGACCGCTTGCAGATCGACGGACTGGGACTCGAGCTGGAGCGTGTGGGCGGGCTCACGCGTGCCAGCCTCGAGACGCTGGATCTGCGTGCCTCCGCCCGTTGGCCCGACCCGGAGGCCAGACTCGAACTGGCGTTGACCTCACTGACCGTCCAACCCGCCGAGCGGGCCTGGACACTGGACAGCCTGGGACTTGCCGGCACACTCAGCGGTGAGACACTGGAGTCCTTCGTGATCCAGGCCCGCACCGGATCCAGCAGCCAGCTGCGACTGGATGCGAGCGCGCACACGGCCTGGCCGGACACGCGCGCCCAATTGGCCCTGCAGTTCCAGCTCGGACTGGAAGAACTGGGTCTGCTGCCAGCGGACCCGGGACTCGGCGGAGGATTGCTGGTGGGGCAGCTCGAGCTGCATGGAGCCGTCCAGGATCCGAGCCTGCGTTCGCACATCGTTTTGAGTGAGCTGGTGCACGACCGCGCACCCATCGACTCCCTGGTGCTGGAGCTGGCTCTGGACGAGCGCGTGCTGGCCCTCAGCCAACATCTCTACATGGGCGGCGGGGGCCGCGAAACCCTGAACCTGCAGCTGGATGCCCGTGAGGCACTTCCCGCGGGAATTCTGGACAGTCTGCGTCACGAGAACCTCAGCTGGACGGCCAACGGCCAGTGGCAGGAGCTGGATCTGGCGCCCTGGCTCGCTTCATCCGTGTCACAGGGATGGCTTGGTGGCTCACTTGACGCTTCCGGCCAGGGCATCGACTGGCCCGGGCTGAGGGCCACCCTGGCTCTGGCGACTGGTGCCTCAGGCGTGGAACTGCGCGGTGACAAGACCCCGCAGGACGCGCGACTGGGCCTTGGGATGACAGTGCGCGGTACGGTGTTCACGCTGGACAGCCTGGCGCTGGCACTGCCCGGAGTGCAGGCCAGCGGCAACGGACGCGCGGATCTGGCCGACAGCAGTCTGGCATTCAGCACACACTGGCAGGTGGACAGTTCCGAACTGCCGCTGGGCGACGCGCTGAATGCTGCGGACGCGGGGCTCCTCAGTGGCCGGATGCGCCTGGATGGCAGCTTGCTTGAGCCACGCCTGAGTCTGAACGCCGCCCATGGGCCCGGGGTGCTGGCGGGCCTGACACTGGACAGTCTGGATCTGCAGGCAACGGCAAGTGAACACTCCCTGCAGCTGGAGCAACATCTGGACCTGGGGTCCGGTGGCAGCCAGCGACTGGAGCTGGAGGCCCGCAGCCCGAATGGCTGGCGCGCTCTGGCGGATCAGCGCCTGCGCGCCCGCGATCCGCAGTGGAACACGCGGCTCAGCCTGGATTCGCTGGATCTGGCCGGGCTGATTCCGGGGCTGACTTTCGAAGGCCGTGTCACGGGCAGTCTGACCGGGTCGGGCACCGGCAGCGACCCCGAGCGGATGGCGGGCTCCGCCAGGCTCCAGATCAGTGGCCAGAGCCTGCTGGCTCCAGGACTGGCCGACACGGTCTCGCTGGCTGCGGACGGGAATCTGGTGCTGGCCGCCGGCATCGCACGCCTGGATTCGCTGCGCTTGCGTGTGCAGGAACTGTCTCTCGACGGTGACGCACGCCTGAATCTGAACAGCGAAAAGGTTGAGGCGAGCCTGGTGCTGGACGCACCCCGACTCGCGAGTCTGCCGCTGGCACTCTCCGACCCGATTTCGGGCAGTCTCAAGGCCTGGGTGGAGCTGACGGGAAGCATTGGTGATCCACGGGCGGACCTGAGGCTGCATCTGGCGGAGTTCGAATCGCCCTGGCAGGACCTGCGCGAACTGAATCTGGCAGGGCATGTCGCCGCGGACACGGCACGTGTCGACAGTTGCCGGATCGTGCTGGATCACGATCTGGGACTGCGCCTTTCCGGTCTGGTGACGCGCGACGGGGAATTCGCGCTCACATTGGGCTCGGATCCATTGTCTCTGGAGCTGTTCAAATCCCTCAGTCGCCTGCCCGAAGGTTCGGGGCGTCTGGAGTTGACTCTGACCGCGCATGGCACTGCCCGTGAACCCCATCTGTCGGGCTGGCTCAACGCCGACTCGCTGCGTTACGGGGATACGAGGCTGCTGCCCCTGCGACTGCGCCTGGGAGGAGATGGAGACACACTTACCCTCAGCGGAGAGCAGTTCTTCCGCCTGGACGCGCGCTACCATCCGGCCAGCGGACTGCTGAATGCCCGCCTGGACATTCCCGAGCAGCAACTGGATTCCTACCTGGCGCTGGCCGGCTATGAGTTCCTCAGTCTGCGCACGGCGCTGTCGATCCAGGTGGACGGCTCGCTGCAACATCCTGAAGCCCTGCAGGCCAGCCTGAGCATTCCCGAACTGGCACTGGGGGCCTGGCAGCGCCCGCTGGCCAGTGGTCGGAACCTGCTGGCCAGCTGGGGCCACAACACGCTGAGCATCGATTCCTTCCACCTTGTCACACCCAGTGATGGATTTCTGGACCTTGCCGGTCAGGGCCGGGTCGAGTCACTCGACTATCAATTGAACGCCCGCCTGCCTCTGGACCTGGCGGCACCCTTCACGCCCGTGCTGGGCAGCCTGAACGGGGACTTGGCCCTCCAGGGGAGACTGGCCGGCAGCATGTCCGAACCCAATCCCGAACTGGATCTGCAACTGGACAGCCTGAGCCTGCTTGTGCCCGTGCTCGATCAGCGCCTGCACGGGGTGAATGCCCGGATGCGCCTGGAGGGCAACAACCTTTGGTTGGACGACCTGAGCGGGTCCCTGGATGGGGGACGTTTCCAGGCGGGGGGCCTGGTGGGGCTGCGCGAGTTCCAGCCCGACAGTCTGGATCTGCGCCTGCGCGCCCAGTCCCTGCAACTGGAGCTGCAGGGCACGGCCTCGACACTGCTGGAGCTGGATCTGCGGGCCAGAGGCAACTCGCGCCAATCCCGTCTCACGGGGGATGTGCAGATCCTGGATGGCCTGTATTACGGCGACCTGCAGCTCAATCCCGGGCAGTTGGTCAGTTTCATCAGCCGGGGGCGCGAGCGCCAGAGCGCCACGGTCAGCGAATCCACCAACCCGCTGCTGCGCAACATGGAACTGGATCTGGCCCTGCGCACCCGGCGCCCCTTCGTGGTCGAGAACAATCTGCTGAGCACGAGCCTGGCGCCGGATCTGCAGATCCGTGGACATCTGCTGGAACCCCTGCCCAGTGGCCGGGCCAGTCTGCTGGACGGTACCCTGCGCTTCGCGGGGCGCGAGTTCAGCATCACACGGGGCATCCTGGACTTCGTCAATCCCGATCGCATCGACCCGGAACTGGATATCGAAAGCACGGTGCTGGTGGCGCCCCAGGGCGAAGGTCTGGGCGAGCAGTGGTCCATCACGCTGCGTGTCACGGGCACGGCCAGCGAACCGCGTCTGTTGTTGAGTTCGCTGCCGATGGAGGAGGATGAGGATGTGCTCTCGATTCTGCTCACCGGCCGCCGCAGTGCCGACCTGGCCAACCTGACCGGTGGCGGTGAACTGAGTCCTCAACAGGTACTGGCCCGTTTGCTGGTCGCTTCCGCCAGCGAACGCCTGCGAAAGCTGAGTGGGCTGGACGTGCTGGATGTGGAAATGGGCCGCAGCGGGGAGGGGGACACGGCCAGCGAGAACCTGCGCCTGACCGTGGGCAAGAGCCTGTCGCGCCGTCTGACCACGTACTACAGCGTCGAAGCCAGCAAGGGCAGCCTGGTGCGCACGGGCACCGTCGAATACCGCCTGCTGGACGACCTGAGCCTCAGCGGATTCCAGAACAGCACCCAGGAAGTCGGGGGCGAACTGAAGCTGAAGAGGGAGTTCCGCTGATGGCCACCCGCCTGTTCGGCCTGCTCTGCCTGGTTCTGCTGGCAAGCGCCGCGGTTCTCTTCGCCGAGGATCTGCAGTCCCGTGTGACGATCACGGGCGCTGGCGGGCGCCAGGCCGAGCTCGAGAGTGTGGCACGCGCTCTGCTTCCCGATGGCGGCCTGCTCCCCCTCTCGGCCCATTCCCTGGACCAGACCCGCCAACTGCTGGAGGACAGCCGTTTCTTCAGCAGGATTCAGCTGGATCTGGACAGCACATCGGTTCCTCCCGTGCTGGACGTGCATCTGGTTGCCGCGCTGCTGATTTCCAACATCAAGGTGAGTGGCCAGCGGCCCTTCTTCGAACGGGAGATTCTGGATGTGCTCAGCATCTACCCGGGTGACGTGTATGACTCGCTGGAAGTGGCTGGACAGGCCGAGGGAATTCGCGAGTTCTACCGTCGTTCGGGGCGCCGGCTGAATGATGTGAGACTTGTGACCGCTGTGGACAGTGTCGACGCCACCTGCACCATCCAGATCGAGCTGGAATCCGACCGCTACGTGCGGCTGGGATCGCTGGAATTCACGGGCAACCATGCGTTCTCGGGGAGCCGCCTGCGCTGGAAACTGAAAACCTGGCGCCACCACTATCTGCCGGGTGAAGCCGGGCGATTCCAGGAACAGGAACTCCAGGACGATCTGGAATCCCTGCGCAGCTGGTATCGGGAGAAAGGATATCCGGAGTTCACCGTGTCCGTGACCCGGGTGGCCCGTGATGCTGACGGTGACTCGCCACGCCTGGATCTGATCCTGGCCGTCCACGAGGGGCCGCTCTACCGCGTGACCTACGATGGGCATCACAGACTGGGCAGATCCCGCCTGGCCAGGAGTTCCAGCCTCACCGAACGTGGCAATCGGGCCGACGCCACTCTGCGTCGGGATCTGCAGGCGATGCTGGAGCTGTACCATCGGAAGGGCTATCCCTTCACCACGATCGAACTGGATGCGCCGCGGGTGGACGATGACGCACACTTGCGAACGGTACGGTACCGGATCACGGAAGGACCGCGTACCCGGATCAGCGCGGTTGATCTCAGTGGAAACCACCAGATCGGCAACGATCGGCTGCTGCGCAATGTCCTCTCGCGCAAGGGGCGGATCTGGGATGAGCAGTTGAGCAAGGAAGACGCCGACGCGCTCTTCAATCTGTATCAGAATCTGGGCTATCGACATGCCACGGTGGACCTGACGCACGAGCTCTCGCAAGACTCGAGCCGGGTCGCGATCCGATTCGTGATCCAGGAGGGCCGGCCCAGCAAGCTGGAAACCGTGTTGCATGCCGCACCCGGTGCGGGCAGCATTCCCGACAGCCTGTTGCAGCAGGTCATTGTCGGCGACAGCATCTGGACTCCGGGAGTGCTCGATCGCCAGGAGCGCAGCCTGCTGGCGGCCCTGGCCCGCCAAGGTCATCTGCGGGCCTCGCTGGATCAGGAACTGGTACTGAATGCCGACAGCACACGCGCCCGTCTGGATGTGAGCGTGAACC
Coding sequences within it:
- a CDS encoding translocation/assembly module TamB domain-containing protein, whose translation is MKLRIRTLFRWPVRIVGGLLLLVLLLPFLLNIRPLQRSLLARLNQQLDGRFELGGLSLAPYSIRLELHDLVLLDAANDTLASVSGLRIQLSPWALLRGQIRIRDLRITEPWLRLETGPSGSLTLLAPFAPLMSDTLESSFTGSGEPPSFQLDRLQIDGLGLELERVGGLTRASLETLDLRASARWPDPEARLELALTSLTVQPAERAWTLDSLGLAGTLSGETLESFVIQARTGSSSQLRLDASAHTAWPDTRAQLALQFQLGLEELGLLPADPGLGGGLLVGQLELHGAVQDPSLRSHIVLSELVHDRAPIDSLVLELALDERVLALSQHLYMGGGGRETLNLQLDAREALPAGILDSLRHENLSWTANGQWQELDLAPWLASSVSQGWLGGSLDASGQGIDWPGLRATLALATGASGVELRGDKTPQDARLGLGMTVRGTVFTLDSLALALPGVQASGNGRADLADSSLAFSTHWQVDSSELPLGDALNAADAGLLSGRMRLDGSLLEPRLSLNAAHGPGVLAGLTLDSLDLQATASEHSLQLEQHLDLGSGGSQRLELEARSPNGWRALADQRLRARDPQWNTRLSLDSLDLAGLIPGLTFEGRVTGSLTGSGTGSDPERMAGSARLQISGQSLLAPGLADTVSLAADGNLVLAAGIARLDSLRLRVQELSLDGDARLNLNSEKVEASLVLDAPRLASLPLALSDPISGSLKAWVELTGSIGDPRADLRLHLAEFESPWQDLRELNLAGHVAADTARVDSCRIVLDHDLGLRLSGLVTRDGEFALTLGSDPLSLELFKSLSRLPEGSGRLELTLTAHGTAREPHLSGWLNADSLRYGDTRLLPLRLRLGGDGDTLTLSGEQFFRLDARYHPASGLLNARLDIPEQQLDSYLALAGYEFLSLRTALSIQVDGSLQHPEALQASLSIPELALGAWQRPLASGRNLLASWGHNTLSIDSFHLVTPSDGFLDLAGQGRVESLDYQLNARLPLDLAAPFTPVLGSLNGDLALQGRLAGSMSEPNPELDLQLDSLSLLVPVLDQRLHGVNARMRLEGNNLWLDDLSGSLDGGRFQAGGLVGLREFQPDSLDLRLRAQSLQLELQGTASTLLELDLRARGNSRQSRLTGDVQILDGLYYGDLQLNPGQLVSFISRGRERQSATVSESTNPLLRNMELDLALRTRRPFVVENNLLSTSLAPDLQIRGHLLEPLPSGRASLLDGTLRFAGREFSITRGILDFVNPDRIDPELDIESTVLVAPQGEGLGEQWSITLRVTGTASEPRLLLSSLPMEEDEDVLSILLTGRRSADLANLTGGGELSPQQVLARLLVASASERLRKLSGLDVLDVEMGRSGEGDTASENLRLTVGKSLSRRLTTYYSVEASKGSLVRTGTVEYRLLDDLSLSGFQNSTQEVGGELKLKREFR
- a CDS encoding BamA/TamA family outer membrane protein, with product MATRLFGLLCLVLLASAAVLFAEDLQSRVTITGAGGRQAELESVARALLPDGGLLPLSAHSLDQTRQLLEDSRFFSRIQLDLDSTSVPPVLDVHLVAALLISNIKVSGQRPFFEREILDVLSIYPGDVYDSLEVAGQAEGIREFYRRSGRRLNDVRLVTAVDSVDATCTIQIELESDRYVRLGSLEFTGNHAFSGSRLRWKLKTWRHHYLPGEAGRFQEQELQDDLESLRSWYREKGYPEFTVSVTRVARDADGDSPRLDLILAVHEGPLYRVTYDGHHRLGRSRLARSSSLTERGNRADATLRRDLQAMLELYHRKGYPFTTIELDAPRVDDDAHLRTVRYRITEGPRTRISAVDLSGNHQIGNDRLLRNVLSRKGRIWDEQLSKEDADALFNLYQNLGYRHATVDLTHELSQDSSRVAIRFVIQEGRPSKLETVLHAAPGAGSIPDSLLQQVIVGDSIWTPGVLDRQERSLLAALARQGHLRASLDQELVLNADSTRARLDVSVNPGPRQSMGKLFFRGNFHTSPRFLARELDLPAGMPFSRQALLKGQQRLQNQPILASARLRTLGMSQLRDTVHVLVELEEKPPWYVEGASGYHSSDGLYLRSRVGNRNLFGKARHLWLGGRASQTLMRAESGLIDPRFLGERLSGAATVYYEKQELLNQNFGARSFGLELGVDKELGSRWRMGASLVREQRQLFGSLARSLTGELDSLLSAAALDPRDRLSLAPSLRFDSRDNFLRPRKGILGSVNAELSHGLDNRLEDFLRLDSELRAYRSLGDRFIVAGLVRLGQARPVWGANVLSPDRLYFLGGSRSVRGYAENSLYRDASGAALGGPVALSGAWELRTALGHSLELVLFADQGVLAGGWNWADWEQPRTGAGLGLRWQTAIGPVGVVHGWKLARRPGEDAGRFHFSLGYPI